In one window of Pseudomonadota bacterium DNA:
- a CDS encoding ABC transporter permease, with amino-acid sequence MQASRDLQVFRLLLTRDLKETYVNTALGFIWALVLPLAVLAIYAFVFTRVLQVRFPDAIGTGFVAYLAIALWPWTAFADGLMRATSSLTDAAKLIGKVQIPLHVVVLSKLTAVFLLTMLGYVLVLVVLSLTGTPVSPAGIPVALVLLAMLFLLTAALGLFFSITQVFFPDLRHALPALIMLGFFLTPILYSVDMVPDRFRTVYQFNPLAYLFERLREVLLTQQWHPVMGDGIVAVALLALLGLALAYFQRLRPRVEEYL; translated from the coding sequence ATGCAGGCTAGCCGAGACTTACAGGTTTTTCGGCTGCTGCTAACTCGAGATCTGAAAGAAACCTACGTCAACACGGCCCTAGGATTTATCTGGGCCCTCGTTCTGCCGCTAGCGGTCCTGGCAATCTACGCCTTCGTTTTTACCCGCGTGCTGCAGGTCCGGTTTCCTGACGCGATCGGTACCGGATTTGTCGCATACCTTGCGATTGCGCTGTGGCCCTGGACGGCTTTTGCCGATGGGCTTATGCGGGCCACCAGTTCCCTGACCGACGCGGCCAAGCTGATCGGTAAAGTTCAGATTCCCCTGCACGTTGTGGTGCTGAGCAAGCTCACGGCGGTATTCCTGCTGACCATGCTGGGCTATGTCCTGGTGCTGGTGGTACTGTCGCTGACGGGCACACCGGTCAGCCCGGCGGGCATACCGGTCGCCCTGGTCCTGCTGGCAATGCTCTTTTTGCTGACCGCCGCCCTGGGGCTGTTTTTTTCCATCACGCAGGTGTTTTTCCCGGACCTCCGTCACGCCTTACCCGCGCTGATCATGCTCGGGTTTTTTCTTACGCCCATCCTGTACAGCGTCGACATGGTCCCGGACCGGTTCCGGACGGTCTATCAATTCAATCCGCTTGCCTACCTGTTTGAGCGGCTCCGCGAGGTGCTGTTGACCCAGCAATGGCACCCTGTGATGGGTGACGGCATTGTGGCCGTGGCGCTGCTGGCCTTGCTGGGTCTCGCCTTGGCTTATTTCCAGCGCCTGCGACCGCGGGTCGAAGAGTACCTGTGA
- a CDS encoding peptidylprolyl isomerase, which produces MEQKKTPFAMKLIIAYLAAVVLVHAANAQQSQYSPDTVIAQLGDASLTLRDVDAMASQLPVEVRAGVFDNPKRIGESLETMLVRRAMVTPVLANPPPYLNLETIDQQVRRKTLINHALNDALAQQPTPDFRARAEAQYDTNPEQFKLPATVSVRHVLIGTEGRSPATAFSLASRLRDELVAGTLSFDDAVTNHSDDPARNQNKGRYPRMGPGQMVRPFEAAAFSLGQPGDISEPVRSQYGYHVILLEDKHPPEQQPRESAVQLLSSRFFQEHMRTRKGRYLRSLGPDAEQKLLTRAQEDQLDQSNDFLPRFQLALEEAVLKAYKANYLAEKLVGDYQALAREYYLTHKDEFQRPAAISAVQIELSKSDDEIADLATLTHTRQLAESVLGAQFVLAFTPPTVSAKQVVYLEGDPQTARATRRAAALKQPGQCAETLEVSSRYLMICLLRKHPILPQSFVEVQGPLVARLKGKQESQLWNLHINEFHQLPFQADPQVVASLRTRYATGPYAG; this is translated from the coding sequence ATGGAACAAAAGAAAACGCCTTTCGCCATGAAGCTGATCATCGCCTACTTGGCCGCCGTGGTGCTAGTCCACGCGGCAAACGCCCAGCAGTCTCAATACTCTCCGGACACCGTCATAGCTCAGCTCGGTGATGCTTCGCTGACGCTGAGAGATGTCGACGCCATGGCCTCGCAGCTACCCGTAGAAGTACGAGCGGGCGTGTTCGATAATCCAAAACGCATCGGCGAATCGCTGGAAACGATGCTGGTACGCCGTGCGATGGTGACCCCGGTGCTCGCCAACCCGCCGCCCTACCTGAATCTGGAAACCATCGATCAGCAGGTCCGGCGGAAAACCTTGATCAACCACGCGCTCAATGATGCGTTGGCGCAGCAGCCTACGCCCGATTTCCGCGCTCGCGCGGAGGCGCAATACGACACCAATCCCGAGCAGTTCAAGCTGCCGGCCACCGTTTCAGTCCGACATGTGCTCATCGGGACCGAGGGTCGGTCACCTGCCACGGCCTTCAGCCTGGCGTCTCGTCTTCGCGATGAACTGGTCGCCGGCACGCTGTCCTTCGACGACGCGGTAACCAATCATTCGGACGATCCCGCGAGGAATCAAAATAAGGGGCGCTATCCTCGCATGGGGCCCGGTCAGATGGTGCGACCCTTCGAGGCCGCAGCATTCTCGTTAGGACAGCCGGGTGACATCTCCGAACCGGTCCGCTCTCAATACGGTTATCACGTCATTTTGCTCGAGGACAAACATCCGCCGGAACAGCAGCCGAGAGAGTCAGCCGTGCAGTTGCTGAGTAGCCGATTTTTTCAGGAGCACATGAGAACCCGAAAGGGCCGGTATCTGCGCTCACTGGGGCCGGACGCCGAGCAGAAGCTGCTGACCCGGGCGCAGGAAGATCAGCTCGACCAGTCAAACGACTTTCTTCCCCGTTTCCAGCTGGCGCTCGAGGAAGCCGTCCTGAAAGCCTACAAAGCCAACTACCTCGCCGAGAAGCTGGTGGGTGACTACCAGGCGCTGGCGCGAGAGTATTACCTCACGCACAAAGACGAGTTCCAGCGCCCGGCGGCAATTTCTGCTGTGCAAATCGAGCTGTCGAAGAGTGATGACGAAATCGCGGATCTCGCGACCCTGACCCACACCAGGCAGCTTGCCGAGTCCGTGCTCGGCGCGCAGTTTGTGCTGGCATTCACCCCACCCACGGTGAGTGCAAAACAAGTGGTTTACCTGGAAGGTGACCCGCAAACCGCTCGCGCCACGCGTCGCGCCGCGGCCCTCAAACAGCCAGGCCAATGTGCCGAAACGCTCGAGGTTTCCAGTCGCTATCTGATGATTTGCCTGCTGCGAAAACACCCGATTCTTCCGCAATCGTTCGTCGAGGTGCAGGGCCCGCTGGTCGCCAGACTCAAGGGGAAGCAGGAAAGCCAGCTTTGGAACCTACACATCAACGAATTTCACCAGCTCCCGTTTCAGGCTGACCCGCAGGTTGTGGCCAGCCTCAGGACCCGATACGCCACCGGTCCTTATGCAGGCTAG